Sequence from the Flavobacterium sp. TR2 genome:
TAGGCGTAAGCGATATGTGGCAAGCAACAGCTTTTTTAATTGAGAATGCTGATAAATATAATCTTGACACTTCAAAAATATTTATTTCCGGAATTAGTGCAGGTGCCGAAATCGGCTTTCATGCTTCTTTTTGGGATTATAAATTGATGAATTTATACAAAAGCAATCTGCCGGAAAACTTCAAATACAAAGGTTTTATTGGAGGTTCGGGAGCCATTCAAGACATAAATCTGATTACGAAAGAAAAAGCAATTCCGATGTTATTGGCGCATGGAAATAATGACGACACCGTTTCGTACGCAGCAGGCTCGCACCGTTCTTGCCCAACAAATGCTTCGGGCTGGCTGATTCTTTTTGGCTCTTATGCCGTTTATAATCAAATGGCCGATTTGCATAAAGACATCGAACTCATTACTTTCTGCGGTGGCGGACATGAATTCTCTGGTTATCTTTTCCACGAAGGTCAGCAATATGTTTTAGATTTTGTGAATGATGTTCTGAAGGACAAAAAATTCCAATCGCATCTGATTGTTCCTTCCAATAAAAAGGGAAAAGATTCTGGGAAATATTTGTTTTGTGAGTAATTTTTCAAAGAAGAACAATGAAAATTGATTATAAAAATTTTGAAATTGAAGTTATTGATGATAAAAATTACATTTTAAATTCAAATAATAATTTCCGTCAATATCAAAAAATTTATTTTGAAGAAAGTAAATTTCAACCTACCACTAAGCATGCCGTCATTATTAAAGAATATGGAATTGAAATTTCAAGTGTAATAATTTGTGAAACTGAGGGCGCGACAGGAATATATGAAAACTCATGCATTATTGAAGATGATAAAATATGGATTCGAGTTTCAAATAAAATTTACTGTTTAAAGATTCCTTCATTAGAAATTATATGGCAAAAAGAGTTTGATCAATTCACCAACTTTTGTTTTTACAAACTTGAAGAAGATTTCCTTATTCATGGAGAATTAGAAATTTTCAGAATAACAAAAAATGGAGAGATTATTTGGAGTTTTGGAGGAAGAGATATTTGGGTAAATCCTGAAGGCAGTGAAGAGTTTACTATTAAAAATAATGTTATACTTTTAGTAGATTTTGAATCAAACAGATATATTCTTGATTTTGATGGAAAATTATTAGAAGATATCCCAAAATAATAAAAAAGAAATAGCTACAGATATTAGGCTAAAGCCATAAATCTCAAAACAGTTAAACCCATTGGTTAAAACCAACGGCAACTCAAATGAAAACTGCTCCAGCGGAGCAAAATATTTATAGAAAAATAATTTCACCCCATTCAAAAGCTCCAGCGGAGCGACATATAAATCACGCAAAATATGTCGCTCCGCTGGAGCTTTTGATTTATTGTATTCAATATTTCTATAAATATGTCGTCCCTCACGGGACTTTTCACTTTGCTAAAACAAAACCATTTTCCTTCCTCAATCAGCAACTTTTGTTTAGTAAAATATCAAATCTTTCGTTTCTGATAAATATTCTTTTTAATTATAAATAAGTTTAGGTAAATTTGCGCTTTATTTTTAGAATAGTGCAAAAAGAAATTATAGTCTTGCTTGGCGGACCTGGTACTGGAAAATCAACACTTATTAACGAATTGGTAGCTCGTGGCTTTTGCTGCTACCCTGAAATCTCTAGACAGGTTACCATGAAAGCGCAGCAGGAAGGCATTGAACAGTTGTTTCTGGAACAGCCGCTTTTGTTTAGCGAAATGTTATTGGAAGGTCGTATTGAACAATACAAAAATGCTCTTGAAGAACCTGATAATGTGGTTTTTATTGATCGCGGAATTCCAGATGTTGTAGCCTATATGGATTACATTGGCGATGAATATCCGGAAAGTTTTATTAAGGCTTGCGAAGACTATAAATATTCTAAAACTTTTATTCTGCCGCCATGGGAAGAAATTTACCAAAGCGATGCAGAGCGTTACGAAAATTTCGATCAAGCAGTTAAAATTCAAAACCATCTTGTGGAAACCTATAAAAAATATGGTTACGAACTGATTGAGGTTCCAAAAGATACGGTTGAAAACAGAATTCTTTATATCTTAGACAAAATTTAGCAGTATGGTTTAAAGTTGCAAAAACTAGAAACTGTTTTCTAAATTTTTAACTTTAAAACTTACGCCATGCTTGGAGCGCAGGATATTCTTCTAAAATACTGGAAACACGACAGTTTTAGACCGCTGCAAAAAGAAATTATAGATTCTGTTCTTGATGGACAGGACACTTTTGCCGTACTTCCGACTGGTGGCGGAAAATCTATTTGTTTTCAGGTTCCTGCCATGATGCGGGAAGGCATCTGCCTAGTTATTTCACCACTGATTGCTTTAATGAAGGATCAAGTGATGAATCTGCAGAAAAGAGATATTAAGGCGATTGCTCTTACTGGCGGCATCCATACTGAGGAATTGATTGACCTTCTTGACAATTGCCAATACGGGAATTACAAATTCTTATATCTTTCTCCCGAAAGACTGCAATCGGACTGGATTCTGGAGCGCATTAAAAACTTGCCCATCAATTTAATTGCTATTGATGAGGCGCATTGCGTTTCGCAGTGGGGACATGATTTTAGACCTGCCTATCTTAAAATTGCAGAACTAAAAAAATACTTTCCTAAAATTCCGTTTTTGGCTTTAACAGCAACGGCTACTCCGAGAGTTATTGAAGATATCAGAACGCAATTAGAATTAAAAAATCCAAATCACTTTCAGCAGTCGTTTGAGCGAAAAAATATCGCTTACATGGTTTTTGAAGTCGAAGATAAATTGTACCGCACCGAACAGATTCTCAAGAAAAATCCGCAGCCGTCTATTATATATGTGCGAAATCGCAAGGCGTGCTTGAATATGTCTTCGCAATTGCAGTCGCTTGGTTTTACGGCAACGTATTATCACGGGGGACTTTCGTCAAAAGAAAAAGACAAAAATATGCAGTTGTGGATGTCAGAGCAGGCGCAAGTTATAGTGGCTACAAATGCTTTCGGAATGGGAATTGACAAAGACAACGTTAAAACCGTAATTCACACGCAGCTTCCAGAAAATCTAGAAAATTACTATCAGGAATCAGGACGCGCAGGACGAAATGGCGCTAAAGCTTTTTCGGTTCTTTTGTATAATAATTCAGATTCTATACAGACTGAGCAGCAGTTTTTAAACATTCTTCCAGACAAAAAGTTTCTGAAAACGATGTACATTAAACTCTGCAATTACTTTCAGATTGCTTACGGAGAAGGTTTAGACGAATCTTTTTCATTCAAACTGAATCATTTCTGCAACAAATACGAGTTCCCTACTCTTAAAACGTACAACGCTTTACAGTTTTTGAATCAGCAGGGAATTATCACGATGTCCCAAGAATTCTCAGAGAAAATCAGCATTCAGTTTTTAATTGAATCTAAAGAAGTGATTCGATACATGAGCTTGAACCCAAGCGACGAAGAAATTATTCTGGCGATTTTAAGAACTTATCCCGGCGTTTATGATGTAAAATCTAATTTGAATCTGGGATTAATTGCGAAAAAATCAAACCGATCTGAAGAGCAGGTCATTGCTGTTTTGGAAAAACTAAAAGAAAAAGAAATCATTGAATATAAGTCTAAAAATAATGATGCCACTGTACTATTTAATGAAGTTCGAGAAGACGACCTGACAATAAATAGAGTCTCAAAATATTTAGAAAAGCAAAATGAAGTTAAAAAAGAACAGCTTTTATCTGTTCTTCATTATATAAAGGACACCAAAACCTGCAAAAACAGATTGGTTTTGAATTATTTTGGAGAAGAAACAACAGAAAACTGCGGCATTTGTTCTTACTGCATTACGCAAAAAGGAAAAATTACCGAAGCCGATTCTATTGCAGACAAGATCCTTTCTTTACTCAGAACAGCTTCGTTGACTTCGAGAGAAATTGAAAACCAGATAAAAATGGACGCCAAAGACATTTTATCGGTTCTTCAAGAATTGCTCGAAAACAATCACATCATCATACAAGCGAATAATAAATACACTTTAAAATCATAATGGAGAAATTGAGAATTATATTTATGGGAACGCCAGAATTTGCGGTTGGCATTTTGGACACCATTATTAAAAATAACTATGAAGTTGTTGGCGTAATTACTGCTGCAGATAAACCAGCTGGACGCGGGCAAAAAATAAAATATTCGGCCGTAAAAGAATATGCGCTTGCCAACAATCTTACTTTATTGCAGCCTACCAATTTGAAAGACGAAAATTTCTTAGCCGAATTAAAGGCGCTAAATGCTAATTTACAAATTGTAGTTGCTTTTAGAATGCTTCCAAAAGTGGTTTGGGAAATGCCAAGTCTCGGAACTTTCAATCTTCATGCATCATTGCTTCCAAATTATCGCGGAGCAGCTCCTATTAACTGGGCAATTATCAACGGAGAAACCAAAACAGGCGTTACAACATTCTTCATTGATGATAAAATTGATACGGGTGCAATGATTTTAAATTCTGCAATTGACATTGAGCCAGAGGAAACTGCCGGACAATTGCACGATCGCTTGATGCACCTAGGAAGCACAACCGTAATTGACACTTTAAAGGTTATTGAAAATGGAAATGTTGAGACTACAATTCAGGAAGATAACGACGATATCAAAACGGCTTACAAACTAAATAAAGAAAACTGTAAAATTGACTGGACAAAATCTGGAGCAGAAATCAACAATTTAATTCGCGGCTTGAGCCCTTATCCTGCTTCTTGGTGTTATTTAAAAGACCAAAACGAAGAGCTTAATATTAAAATTTATGAGGCAAAACTAATCTCAGAATCACATCCTTATGAGATTGGAAGGCTAATTAGCAGTAAAAAAGAAATCAAGATTGCAATAAAAGATGGATTTATTCAGTTATTAAGTCTACAATTTCCAGGAAAAAAGAGAATGCTTGCCTCCGAAATATTAAATGGGGTAAGTTTTTCTGACGTTGCAAAAGTGTATTAAAGTCAGTAAAACAGGGGTTTGTACCTATTTTTTATCGACAAACAACACCCTTTATGAACAAAAAAAGCAAGTTATTAACAATTTTTGCTAAAAACAAAGAAAACACTTGCACGCAACGGATTTCCTACTAAATTTGTGTATTAACAATTTTTTTTAACCAACAATTAATAACTAATTATTATGAACAAATCAGAATTAATCGATGCTATCGCTGCTGATGCAGGAATTACAAAAGCTGCGGCGAAATTAGCTTTAGAGTCTTTTTTAGGTAATGTAGGAACTACTTTGAAAAAAGGAGGAAGAGTTTCATTAGTAGGTTTCGGATCATGGTCAGTATCTTCAAGAGCTGCTAGAGACGGTAGAAACCCTCAAACAGGAAAAACTATCAAAATCGCAGCTAAGAACGTTGTAAAATTTAAAGCTGGTGCTGAATTAGAAGGTGCAGTGAACTAATAAGAAAGTTCTCTAAACTTATAATATAATTAAAACCTTCCTTCTGGAAGGTTTTTTTATGCGGTTTAACGATTTTTTTTGTGATTTTAATTTTTTTATGATTAAATTTAATAAAAATTGTAACCGTATGATTTCAGAAAAATTAAAAAAAGGACACCTGCTTATTGCCGAGCCTTCAATAATTGGAGATTTATCTTTTAACAGATCGGTAATTTTATTAGCAGACCATAACAAAGAAGGATCAATAGGTTTTATAATTAACAAGCCATTAAAATATACTATTAATGACTTGATTCCCGAGATTGATGCTAACTTTAAGATATATAACGGCGGCCCTGTAGAACAAGACAACCTTTATTTTATTCACAATATTCCAGATTTAATCCCAAATAGTGTTGAGATTTCAAATGGAATTTATTGGGGAGGCGATTTTGAGTCCACTAAGGATCTAATAAACAACGGATCTATAAGCAAAAACAATATTCGTTTTTTCTTAGGGTATACCGGTTGGGAAGAAAATCAGCTTGAGAATGAGATGCAAGGAAACTCTTGGATTATTGCTGATAATAATTACAAAAATAAAATTATCGGCAAATCTACTACTCACTTTTGGAAAGAGCAGATTATAGAGCTTGGCGGCGATTATCTTATTTGGTCTAATGCACCCGAAAATCCATATCTGAATTAATTTTCAGAAATGGATTCATTTAGTTTCTGCACTAGTAAATGAGCCAGATTAGCTGTAAACTCCTTTTTTCGATATTTAGTTATCGGCTGTATTCCCATGATTACGTTAGTTAGAAATATTTCGTCTGCTTTTTGAAGGTCAAACGGCGAAATTACTTCTTCTAACACTTCTATCCCGTCTACTTTTTTAGCCAGCGCTAAAATCTGTTTACGCATAATACCGTTTAAAGCACCTTCTGAAACTGGAGGTGTAATAAGCTTTTTGCCTGTTACCATAAAAATATTGCCCTGAAGCGCTTCTACAACATTTTTACTGTCATTCAGCAAAATACAGTTGGCAAGGTCATTTTCATGCGCATAAATGCTTCCTGTAATATTGATCATCTTATTAGTCGTTTTAAGAGACGATAATAATTGTTTTGTAACATAGAAGTCTTTATACAAATCTACTTCGTATTCGTTTGAATTTATGCTGTAGAATGTATTTTCAAGCGGAGTTGCTTTGATTAAGAATGAGATATCGTTTGTTTTTGGAAGATAGAGTCCGCCATCATTTCTAAAAACGGTAATCCTTGCTCGTGCAGAATTGGCAATTCCTTGTTCGTTTACCAAAGCAAGAATCTGATCTTCAAAATATTCCATTGTAAAATTCATCGGAATCATCATTCTCACTACTCGCATAGAAGCCATTAGCCGAAAATAATGATCCTCAAGAAACAAGATTTTTCCGTTAATAATTTTTACTGTTTCAAAGATACCGTCTCCGTATAAAAAAGCGCGGTTTTGAGTTAAAATAGTATCTTCTTGCGCTATGTTTCCGTTAAAATTAATCATAAAAAAACCCTGAATTTTGTTCAGGGCAAATATAAGGTATAAAATAGACTTTTGCTAAACAGATCCGATAAGATGTTTTAGATCTGAGATTTGGTTCTCCCATAATTGTTTAGCTTCGCCAATTTCTTCTTTATCAGCAAAATCTACCACCATAAGCGATACATCTTTAGTCAATTCATCAACTAAAATATGGAGTTCGAAAAAATACTCAGTATCCTTACTGCTGTCATCAACCCATTTGAACTTTACTTTTTCTCCTGATTTTTTTGAAGCCAAACGTGCTCTTTCCTGCGAATCATTCCAGATAAAAGTAAAAAATTCACCTCTTGAATTAACGTTGTCAGCAAACCATTCTTGTAAACCTGACGGCGTTGATATATATTGATACAATAATTGTGGCGAAGAATTAATCGGAAACTCGATTTCGTAACGTATTTTTGAATCCATGTGCTACTTTAATTTTTTTCGAAATATAAGAATATATGTCCAAAAACAATGCATTTTTAAAAATATTTTTTTTTCTTCATTTTATGCTTGCGTGCTTTAATATTATTTCTATCTTTGCACCCGCAATCAGGAATTCATGATAGCAGTCCAGGCGAGGTAGCTCAGTTGGTTAGAGCGCAGGATTCATAACCCTGAGGTCACGGGTTCAACTCCCGTCCTCGCTACAAGAAGATAAAACCCTTAAACAGAAATGTTTAAGGGTTTTTTATTATTTTTTAAATAAAAAATCTATCCTAATTTTATGGAAGGCGAAACAAATTTGAATACTATTTTAGAGAATCTTAATCCTGTTTTGAATGACGGAAAATATGTTTTCACAAAAGTGGATTCTATAGATCACATTCCTTTTTCAAAAATTTTGTTTTTATTTAAAGAAAAGGAAGGAATTACTGTAGTATTAGAAAAGCGTTTCGCAGAAGAGCTTAATCTTAGTTTTTCCTACGTTGCTTCTTGGATAACCTTAGAAGTTCATTCTTCTTTGGCCGCGGTAGGTTTGACTGCTGCTTTTTCTCAGGCTTTGGGCAATGCTAATATTAGCTGCAATGTCGTTGCCGCCTATTTACACGACCATATATTTGTCGATGAAAGCGATGCTCTAAGGGCAATGGATGTACTGTTGAAGTTAAAACAAGACAGCAAAAATTCTTTGTAATTAAAAAATCAAAAAATAACCGCAATAACTGCCATTAAAATAGTTATTTTGCAAAGGTAATTTGATAACATATGGACATAGTAAAATTTAAGATCACATCTAAAACAATCAAAGTAGAAGTACGTAATTCTAATAATTATGTTTTTAATTTCAACACTGCCTTGGATATTGCTAAAGAAGACAAAGATGTTTTATTAAAATTGTACAATGCATTAGATTTGCTTTTCAAGAAAGAGCAGGTTACTGAAAACAAAAATTACATTTCTCCGAATCAGACTAATATTTTAGATCAAATTTCTGCAGCAGATTTGGAGCAGAAAAATGAATAATATTTCAAAGAGAATATAATGCTTTAAAAGATAAAGCAGATCATCGGCAATACTTTTTATCAGCTTATCGATATAAAAAACAAAACCCTTAAACGCATTTCTGTTTAAGGGTTTTGTTTTTATTTAAAAATATTTCGAATGACTTTACCAATCTCTACAAAATCGTCGTGACTGCTGACGGCTCTTTTCTCTGTAGTGTTTACTTCTGTTTTGGTAAAAGGATAAATGAGAATATAGTTTTTATTGCTCACTCTGTTATTAAGAAGATCTGGCACATCCTGCATACGCGGAACATAGGAATGCATTCCTTTATCAGCCATCATAAGTATTAATCCGACGTCTTCTCCTAAATCAAAAGCAATTTCTTGGGCTTCCTGCCAAGAACCAATTGTGTTGAATGTAGCTTCTATTGATGCTTTCTTTACAATTCTATTCAAAATCTGCATGGTTTTGTCTTTTCCGTAGAAACTCATTTTTGCACCCGAATTGCGCCCTATGTTCCAGATTCTTAACATCGAATGAAAAAAACCAGCATCCATTTCTGCATTTTCAGGTATGAGCACAGCATATTTTTTGATTGTCGATACAGGCTGGACTGCATGATAAACCATCAGATTTATGTTTTTATTTCGAAGGTAGCCGTTGTACAAATTGTACACAAAAGAAGCCGAAAAGCCTTTTCTGCCCTGCAATCCTACAATGAGGTCGGTAATTTCTTTTTCTTTAATAACATTACTGATTCCGCTGGCTGTATCATTATCATGGCGCGTAATCGGATTCAGTTTGACATCTGCCGCGGAAGCTGCTTTAACAGCTGCTTCCAGAATTTTTTCTGCATTTTTTACCGACGATTCATTTTCTTCTTCATTAATAACATTTACAGCAAAAATACGATCTGTATTGGTCGATGTTTTTACCATAAGCCCCAGATTTACCATTTTTTCTACGGTATCTTCATGGTTAAGCGCCAAAAGAATATTTTCTTTTTCTTCACTATTCCCCGATACCTTATTGTCTTTGTCTACATCTGCTATTCGCTGGGCGCTCGCCATAGAAACGAATGAAGAAACAGTACATGAAACCAGTATCAGAAGTATGCTGCCATTTAAAACATGGTCGTTCAAAAGCCTTATGGGTTCGCCTGCATCATTTTCTCCAATAATGATATTGTATCCAACCATAACAGAGGCCAAAGTGGCTGCTGCAGAAGCCGAACTCATTCCGAAAATCAGTTTGCCTTCATCATTGGTAAGTTTAAATGTTTTCTGAGTTAAGATTGCTGCAAAATATTTTCCTCCAATTGAGGCAATCATCATAATTAAAGCCACCCACAAGGTTTCCCAACTTTGTATAAAAGCGCTAAAATCAATAAGCATTCCAACGCTTATTAAGAAAAAAGGAATAAAAATGGCATTCCCCACAAACTCTACCCTATTCATTAGCGATGAGGTATGCGGAATTAATCGGTTTAATGCCAATCCAGCAAAAAATGCTCCGATAATAGATTCTATTCCTGCAAGTTCTGCCAGAAGCGCAGCGAGGTAAATCATAACAATAACAAAAAGATACTGCGAAATTTTATCTTCTACTTTCTTAAAAAACCAGCGGGCAATTATTGGAAAAACCAGCAGGACAATTAAAGCAAAAAGAACCATCGAAATGGATAACTTCAGCCAAAATGCTGTTCCCACTTCCCCCTGCGACATTCCGACTACAACAGCCAAAACAAGAAGAGAAAGAACATCTGTAATCATGGTTCCGCCCACGGTTACATTTACCGCAAGATTTTTAGCAATTCCCAGACTGCTGATCATGGGATATACAATTAAAGTATGCGACGAAAACAGACTGGCAAAAAGCACCGAAGTCAATAACGAAAAACCTAAAATATAGTAACCGCCAACAAGCCCCAAAACAAAAGGGACAGCAAAAGTATAAAGAGAAAAGGTGATGCTCTTCCACTTATTTTTTTTGAAATCGGCCATATCAATTTCCAATCCAGCCAAAAACATAATATACAGCAATCCTGTTGTGCCAGTGACCACAACACTGCTGTCTCTTGAAAGCACTCCAAAACCGTTAGGGCCAACAACAGCTCCTGCAATGATAAGCCCTAACAAATGCGGCACTTTAATTTTATTCAACAAAAGAGGAATGCACAATATGATGACAATTTCGATAAGAAATTTTAAAAGCGGGTCTTCTATCGGGAGAGTTATATGATGTATACTCAAAAACATAAATTATTTTTTAGATGGCGTAAGTTCTACTGAAAATTTTGCGGTACAATTGTCTTGTCCTGTTATTGTCTGCGTCCCTCTAATGACATTCTTTTTAATATCATCCAATACGACCTTAATTTTAATATTGCTTTTAGCAGAACTTTCTTTGGCAGAATCAAGCACTATTTTATTGGCCAAGTACTGGCCTCTAAAAACTCTTTTAATCTCTTTATTGCTTAATACATTGGCATACATTCCTGTAGAATCTGACGCAAAATCCCAGACTTCTGTGCGCTGGTCTCCAATAACATAATTGGTGCAATTAGATTCTCTGCAAATCATTTTACTGTTCCATTTAATCTTTAGACTATCTGGCCATACTTGTATTTTAGGCACGGTATCTTTTATCTGGACAGCCAATTGAAGACTGTCTTTCATCTTCAACAATAATTCATATTCGGCTTCTTTGTCGGCAAATTTCTGTTCGCGTTCCAGAAGCGCGTTTTCTCTTTCTGCAAGTTCTTGCTCTTTTTTATTAGTGCATGAAATTAAGAGAGGAATAAGGGTTAAAACTAAAAGTCTTTGCAGCGTCATAGGAGTTAAATTTTGTAACCAACAATTTAAGGATAAAAATTGGTTTAGCACTGCAATACCGCCAAAAATACCAATGTTAAGAAGCATCTGGTTTGCCAATCTGCTTTTAAAAATAAAAAAAGAAGCGTAAGAATTGTAACATTTATTACACAAAAGCGTCCAATCTTAAATAAATTACGGTTCTTTGTAACTTATTACATTTTTGATTACGATTTACTCAATTTCAGAATACAATAATATTGAAACCAATGAGTTTAGACTAGGAAGCTAGTCACGATATTTTCGTTATGGACAATAAAAAATTTATTATAAGTTTAAAAAAAGGTAATGAAGCGGCTTTTAAGGAAGTTTACTTCAGCTATTATGACAAACTGATAAATATTGCCAAGCGATTCAATTCTTCTGTATTTGCTCCCGAAGATTTTGTACAGGAAACTTTCATAAGACTTTACAATAAAAGAGAACTGCTTAACGAGGAGGTTTTGTTCGACAAACAGCTGTTTGTTATCTGCAAGAACATTATCATCAATCATGTTAACAGAGAAAACAAAATAGTACAGCTTGATCCTTCTCAAGTTGAAATGTTGGATGAGGACACTGACTCAGGAATTTTTGAAGAAAGACAAGAAAAACTTCAAAATTTCATTAATCAGCTTCCAGAACAGCAGCAAAAAATATTTACTTTACACAAACTGGAAAACCTTAGCTATAAGGAGATTGCAGAATTAACGGATCTTTCTGAAAAGACCATTGCCAATCATATTTATCTCGCCAGTAAATTTATTCGAAAAAAAATCGAAAACCATTAGGAACTTTTTAGTTCTCGTTTGTTATACTAAAAAACAAGAACTAAAAATGCATATCGAAGCGTATAAAACTAATGTTAAAACAAAGAAAGAGGCAAGCTTGCTTGTGGCTCATTTACAGTTTATCATTTCTGATTGTATCATAAATTTTGATCGCCAGGGACGCGAAAACATCCTCAAAATCGAAACCAACCGAGACATTAAAGAAATGGTTTACGGTGTCTTCACCAAACAAGGTTTTCATTGTCAAATCATTTAAAATCTAAAAAGATGGATAAAAAGAAATTTGACGAGGAATTTAAAAAGTTATGGGAAGAGTCTCCCCTTTCTCATTCTGATAGCGACAAAGAAGCCTCGTGGGAACAATTTCATGCCAAAACTTTTTCTGAGAAGAAAAGAAAGTTTAGGCCTTGGCATCTTTATGCTGCGGCTTCGGTTTTACTTTTTGCACTTATTGGAACTGGATTTTATTTCAGCAGCGAATCTACCAATGAAAATGCTGTGGTTGCGGAGACTGTAATTGAAAACCTGACAGCGAAAATAAAATATGTCGTTTTACCAGACAGTTCAAAAATAGAATTGAGTCCAAACTCTAAAATTTCTTATGGAGCCAATTTTGCTTTAAACAGAAAAATAGAAATTGAAGGCGAGGCCTATTTTAATGTAAAAA
This genomic interval carries:
- a CDS encoding RNA polymerase sigma factor, producing the protein MDNKKFIISLKKGNEAAFKEVYFSYYDKLINIAKRFNSSVFAPEDFVQETFIRLYNKRELLNEEVLFDKQLFVICKNIIINHVNRENKIVQLDPSQVEMLDEDTDSGIFEERQEKLQNFINQLPEQQQKIFTLHKLENLSYKEIAELTDLSEKTIANHIYLASKFIRKKIENH
- a CDS encoding cation:proton antiporter, which encodes MFLSIHHITLPIEDPLLKFLIEIVIILCIPLLLNKIKVPHLLGLIIAGAVVGPNGFGVLSRDSSVVVTGTTGLLYIMFLAGLEIDMADFKKNKWKSITFSLYTFAVPFVLGLVGGYYILGFSLLTSVLFASLFSSHTLIVYPMISSLGIAKNLAVNVTVGGTMITDVLSLLVLAVVVGMSQGEVGTAFWLKLSISMVLFALIVLLVFPIIARWFFKKVEDKISQYLFVIVMIYLAALLAELAGIESIIGAFFAGLALNRLIPHTSSLMNRVEFVGNAIFIPFFLISVGMLIDFSAFIQSWETLWVALIMMIASIGGKYFAAILTQKTFKLTNDEGKLIFGMSSASAAATLASVMVGYNIIIGENDAGEPIRLLNDHVLNGSILLILVSCTVSSFVSMASAQRIADVDKDNKVSGNSEEKENILLALNHEDTVEKMVNLGLMVKTSTNTDRIFAVNVINEEENESSVKNAEKILEAAVKAASAADVKLNPITRHDNDTASGISNVIKEKEITDLIVGLQGRKGFSASFVYNLYNGYLRNKNINLMVYHAVQPVSTIKKYAVLIPENAEMDAGFFHSMLRIWNIGRNSGAKMSFYGKDKTMQILNRIVKKASIEATFNTIGSWQEAQEIAFDLGEDVGLILMMADKGMHSYVPRMQDVPDLLNNRVSNKNYILIYPFTKTEVNTTEKRAVSSHDDFVEIGKVIRNIFK